In Bactrocera dorsalis isolate Fly_Bdor unplaced genomic scaffold, ASM2337382v1 BdCtg071, whole genome shotgun sequence, the genomic stretch CCGCGCACGCTTTGTCCTCACTTCTGATCCGGGAATTTTCACACAATGCAAACAGCTGCGCTAACGGACGCATTGTTTCCGTTGCCGCTGCGTTATTACGATTTCTGCACACTCAACTCCTTTacagtagtaaaaaaaaatctaaaaaacgCACGGacacaaataaaagttttttttggtgATAATAAGCAGTGCTACGCTTGGATAAAATGAGTTGGACTTCAAATTTGCTTATAATCCTTTTTAGAGCGGCTTTGCTTGAATCGCAAAGCATTGAGCTGACAAAGtttcaatacttttttctactaataaattaaatacacttGTCTAAAAAAACTATGCACCCTCCAATCACACTATTAATTTGCATTACCTTGGCTTTTTTCAGTTGTGTCAAGCTTTTTTCAAGTGTAATACGATACGCTCTACTTCTCAGCGTGCTTGCTGGAAATCCTGGTTGTGTTTTTTAGGTTTCCTTTTCATATCAGTTACCGTGTTTGAATACTTTTCGGTTTGCGTAATGAGTTCTTAATCCGTTCTTAGCTTTTTTCcgagtgttttttttaagtatgctCAGGCGAGAGAGAGAGAAACTCCTTGGCACTAACCGGTTTTACCGCAAAGTGTAAGTGAAAAAACCGCATGCATGGTTTTAAATACGAGTGCTAAGcgctattttttttgtaatcctTTGGCAATACTTTGCACTGCCATGGACATACATTAACTCAGCAGTAACAAGTTTGTTATGAAATCTGATACAGTCACACTTTTTGCCTTTTGCGGTAACGCTCCTATCtgtaagcattttttattttataacaagAACTACGGTATCAttaacacatatatatgtatttaatataaatatatccaTAGCGgcattttttttatcacttttatgACACACCTGTGCCAAATTGTGCGTGAGAAATTTTTGACTTTACTCATAAATACACGTTTCCTGCCTCTAAAATGGTCGCTTCCTTTTTGTATCGcttcgattttattaatttttttccttatctgCCTAGCAATGTATGCGGCATTTCGTCAGATTTTGCCTAAACCCGTGTGGCTGAAACCGTTGCCAAAATTTTTGGTTAATCAACAGACGCGGATACTGACACAGCAGCCAGAGCACATTAAGGTGGGTCTATTGCAGTTTCGTTTGTAGTTCTTTAAACGTATACGACTGTGCTACTTACAGTTACCGCCCACGCCGAAGCCCTGCTGTCTGGCCGGTTGCACGAATTGCGTTTGGGTCGAATATGCGCATAAAATTGCCGACTTATTGAATGGTTGTGACGAGAAAGCGCAAGAAATTGTTTTGAATAAAGTGCCAGATCCGGTGTTGAGAAGTTTCTTGAAAGTAGAATTGAAAAGCATACAACAGCAAAGAGAACGTGAACAGCTCGATGACTGATAAGGTAATAGTTGTTTCCCATTTGGCTCATTATAATAGTTCGTtgcttttgatttaaaatttgaagattttttacTAAGAAGGAGCGATGTTACATATATGCGAATGTATGGATGTTTTgaaaagttgttgtttttaaaggtctataaaacaaatgttttaatTATGCGGTATACTCAGCTAAAGaaatacaaactgaaaaaaataatattccgaGACAATCAGCTGTTTATGAAGTTTCGAATTTACTGAAATATTTGAGAGCCAACAGTTGACATTTCTCGGAAAAATCTACTCCACCCCGATGCATAGGTTAAGTTAGGCTAATTTCTCGTGAGACCACAAATAATCCCATTTGGATTGCTAGTGATGCTTGTTCGTTGGGATGCCAAGAACTCCTAGGTATGGATTCAATGTACCGTCGGATGACAACAAACTGCATGGAACAGCTAGTTCGACGAGTTCGTAAAAAGTATAGTAACTAAGATGTTTCAAGCTTAGCCTGGCGAAATATAAACAGTTGTGAAGAAAGGGTATAGATGTTCCCACCTCATCTTTCTCATTGTAACATTGAAAAGTTGTGTCCTCAAAAATCTTTAGCTTCTCCAATGGGTGGCAATGGGACATTGTCCAGCTAAGACGTCTATCATTGTTCTCTGGACTATTATGTTCCAATCTGGGCAGAAGGTTTGCGTAACCCCACAAGTAC encodes the following:
- the LOC105222092 gene encoding oxidoreductase-like domain-containing protein 1; amino-acid sequence: MYAAFRQILPKPVWLKPLPKFLVNQQTRILTQQPEHIKLPPTPKPCCLAGCTNCVWVEYAHKIADLLNGCDEKAQEIVLNKVPDPVLRSFLKVELKSIQQQREREQLDD